AAGCTTTTAAGACATTAAACATTAGCAGGATTTACTTGTTTCCTGCTAATGTTTTAAGAATCAGTCATCCCAAATGAGATAACTGTATATTTTTATTGATTTTAGTTACTTGTCATAGCAAATTTCATAACAAGGTTTATATGCTGATCCACCCGGTAATTTCATGCGATCTTGGTCAACAAAACGACGGAGTAGTTGATCTAGTTGTTGCATAATGAGTGCATCACCTTGTAATTTAAAAGGACCATGTTTTTCAATTTCCTGCATACCCAATTCTTTAACATTGCCAGCCACAATACCCGAAAAGGCACGTCGTAAATCCGCAGCCAACTGTTCAATGGGTTGATCTTTGTGAAGATTGAGCTTCGCCATATTTTCATGACTAGGGAAAAATGGATGTTGTAAGTCTTTGTTGATTTTTAAAGTCCAGTTAAAACCATAAGCATCACCACTGCTTAAACGTGCTGCTTTGACTTGCTTGATGCCGTTTTTCATAATACGTGCCACTTCTTTTGGATCATCAATAACAATTTGATACAGTTTTGATGCTTGTTCACCTAAAGTATTGTGAATAAAACTATCAATCGCTTGAAAATAATCACTACATTCTTTTGGTCCCGTTAAGACTAATGGCAATGCTTGAGCTTTATTTGCTGGGTCAAGCAGTATACCTAAAATATACAGTAATTCTTCTGCTGTCCCCGGTCCTCCCGGAAATATGACAATACCATGCGCCATGCGTACGAATGCTTCTAGCCGTTTTTCAATATCGGGCATAATAATCAATTCATTAACTAAGGCATTAGGGGGTTCTGCTGCGATAATAGACGGT
Above is a genomic segment from Frischella perrara containing:
- the ppnN gene encoding nucleotide 5'-monophosphate nucleosidase PpnN; the encoded protein is MITQISPLGSMDLLSQIEVDMLKRSASSELYQLYRNCSLATLNAGSKTDNTKQLLDRFLSFEINVISKERGVKLELVDPPQSAFVDGKIIRSIQANLFAVLRDILFVNSQIASVKGLLTTELFNEHSTFYITNLVFSILRNANALHVGEDPNMVVCWGGHSVNETEYYYARQVGMQLGLRELNICTGCGPGIMEAPMKGAAVGHAQQRYKDSRFVGLTEPSIIAAEPPNALVNELIIMPDIEKRLEAFVRMAHGIVIFPGGPGTAEELLYILGILLDPANKAQALPLVLTGPKECSDYFQAIDSFIHNTLGEQASKLYQIVIDDPKEVARIMKNGIKQVKAARLSSGDAYGFNWTLKINKDLQHPFFPSHENMAKLNLHKDQPIEQLAADLRRAFSGIVAGNVKELGMQEIEKHGPFKLQGDALIMQQLDQLLRRFVDQDRMKLPGGSAYKPCYEICYDK